The Cloeon dipterum chromosome X, ieCloDipt1.1, whole genome shotgun sequence genome includes a window with the following:
- the LOC135946846 gene encoding RYamide receptor-like → MYDCAEQWDPQSDISQVYTYVVFASTFGLPLALLFWTYSVTSWTLWFSNKAQRVQLVNNSEVSRMKNRVKVFKISVAIVVSFVVCWLPLQTFVILYYSLPEFRGYLSDYHKNVYGISYFCCHYLACANSCINPLLYCYMNKNFREDLKDWLTSRIRCRTKEDRRNLSLQNNTGSKEEFSRISRIRYSARTSVSNVRIDTTSL, encoded by the exons ATGTACGACTGTGCGGAGCAGTGGGATCCACAGTCAGACATTTCGCAGGTCTACACTTACGTGGTGTTTGCGTCTACCTTCGGATTGCCACTGGCGCTGCTTTTCTGGACATATTCCGTGACTTCCTGGACACTGTGGTTCAGTAACAAAGCACAAAGGGTGCAGCTGGTCAACAACAGCGAAGTGAGCAGGATGAAAAATAGAGTCAAG GTTTTCAAGATCTCAGTGGCAATTGTAGTGAGTTTTGTGGTTTGCTGGCTTCCCCTGCAAACATTTGTCATTCTGTACTACTCGCTGCCCGAATTCAGAGGCTACTTGTCCGACTACCACAAAAACGTGTACGGCATTTCGTACTTCTGCTGCCACTACTTGGCCTGCGCCAACAGCTGCATCAATCCCCTGCTCTACTGCtacatgaataaaaatttcagg gAAGACTTGAAAGACTGGCTGACTTCAAGAATTAGGTGTCGGACAAAAGAGGATAGAAGAAATTTATCTTTGCAAAACAACACGGGCTCAAAGGAAGAATTCTCAAGAATCTCGCGCATCAGGTACAGTGCGAGAACGTCAGTTTCAAATG TTCGCATTGATACCACgtcattgtaa
- the LOC135946363 gene encoding allatostatin-A receptor-like yields the protein MKECLLAIFGLHLVQPSHQKISPELLALLNMSLNDTLSLLKNLEYPPQEIVDSEAVQAVLIVLYSITGFTALLVNALQIYILLTGQRSSAGALRPYLINVSCADMLMAVFSIPFTYTHFMLGRWIFPPSWCPVVLYMQQVSVVVSVYTLVAMGFDRYKAIVHPLRLQVGRKRARRCILAIWLATLVVSAHIFWITEAVSFKYKNQ from the exons ATGAAGGAATG CTTATTGGCAATTTTCGGCCTTCACCTCGTGCAACCATCGCACCAGAAAATCAGCCCCGAACTGCTGGCGCTTTTAAACATGTCGCTGAACGACACGTTGTCCTTGCTGAAAAACCTCGAGTACCCGCCTCAGGAAATCGTGGACTCGGAGGCCGTGCAGGCTGTCCTCATTGTCCTCTACTCCATAACCGGATTCACCGCTCTTCTTGTCAACGCGCTGCAAATCTACATTTTACTCACAGGCCAGAG ATCTTCTGCCGGAGCGCTGCGTCCGTATTTGATCAACGTTTCTTGTGCTGATATGTTGATGGCCGTGTTCTCCATTCCCTTCACATACACGCA TTTCATGTTGGGCCGCTGGATTTTCCCTCCGTCTTGGTGTCCGGTGGTGCTGTACATGCAGCAGGTGTCCGTGGTCGTGTCCGTCTACACGCTGGTGGCCATGGGCTTCGACCGCTACAAAGCCATCGTGCACCCGCTGCGACTGCAGGTCGGCCGCAAGAGAGCCCGCAGGTGCATTTTGGCCATCTGGCTGGCCACGCTGGTCGTCTCTGCCCACATTTTCTGGATAACCGAGGCCGTCTctttcaaatacaaaaatcagtGA